In Thauera sp. JM12B12, one DNA window encodes the following:
- a CDS encoding VanZ family protein codes for MPPSPAATLPRALALAYALLVAYACLHPLTGWRDSGLPPFDWLWAPWPKYFILEDFLFNILGYLPLGFLVAAALPGSWGFGRRVLVATLIGALLSLGLESAQNFLPTRIASNLDLGGNAAGALVGALLGARWSGALFGPLGQLQRWRARYVIGGGSGEAGLVLLALWLLGQFSATDLLFSSGDLRSLLDVPTPLPFRADRFIAFDTALTASALLAVGLFTRCMTRGANPLPVLLTLALGIGAKTLATWAFFTPAAPLAWLTPGAERGLAIGAALLLPCLLLPRLAQHAIAGTSLLLATALANLIPENPYLPYDRQLAAFSNVLNFHGLTGLVDGLWPYVALAYLSALGLWRGEHLGGPPSRRGPRL; via the coding sequence ATGCCGCCGAGCCCCGCTGCCACCCTGCCCCGCGCCCTCGCCCTCGCGTACGCGCTGCTGGTGGCCTATGCCTGCCTGCATCCGCTCACCGGCTGGCGCGACAGCGGGCTGCCACCGTTCGACTGGCTGTGGGCGCCATGGCCGAAGTACTTCATCCTCGAAGACTTCCTGTTCAACATCCTCGGCTACCTGCCGCTCGGCTTCCTCGTCGCGGCCGCGCTGCCGGGGAGCTGGGGTTTCGGACGGCGGGTGCTCGTGGCGACCCTGATCGGTGCGCTGCTGAGCCTGGGGCTCGAGAGCGCGCAGAACTTCCTGCCCACACGCATCGCCAGCAACCTCGACCTCGGCGGCAATGCCGCCGGCGCCCTCGTCGGCGCGCTGCTGGGTGCGCGCTGGAGCGGAGCCCTGTTCGGTCCGCTGGGTCAGCTGCAGCGCTGGCGGGCGCGCTATGTGATCGGCGGGGGCAGCGGCGAGGCCGGGCTGGTGCTGCTGGCGCTCTGGCTGCTGGGCCAGTTCAGCGCCACCGACCTGCTGTTCTCCAGCGGCGACCTGCGCAGCCTGCTCGACGTCCCGACCCCGCTGCCCTTCCGCGCCGACCGCTTCATCGCCTTCGACACCGCGCTGACCGCGAGCGCCCTGCTCGCAGTGGGCCTGTTCACCCGCTGCATGACGCGCGGCGCCAACCCGCTGCCGGTGCTGCTCACGCTGGCGCTGGGCATCGGCGCCAAGACGCTGGCCACCTGGGCCTTCTTCACGCCTGCCGCGCCGCTGGCCTGGCTCACCCCCGGCGCCGAGCGCGGCCTCGCCATCGGCGCTGCGCTGCTGCTGCCCTGCCTGCTGCTGCCGCGGCTGGCCCAGCACGCGATTGCCGGCACGAGCCTGCTGTTGGCCACCGCGCTCGCCAACCTCATCCCCGAGAACCCCTACCTGCCCTACGACCGCCAGCTGGCGGCCTTCAGCAACGTGCTCAACTTCCACGGCCTCACCGGGCTGGTCGATGGCCTGTGGCCCTACGTCGCCCTGGCCTACCTGTCGGCGCTCGGCCTGTGGCGCGGCGAGCACCTCGGCGGACCGCCCTCGCGCCGCGGGCCGCGCCTATAA